From one Thermatribacter velox genomic stretch:
- a CDS encoding fumarate hydratase, translating to MKKITFEEIAERVEQALIEINIVASEVLRQKMLQVLTNEGEKVAQEMVSQILENYVVAEENRLPLCQDTGMVQVEVKIGQAVKIEGGSLKEAIAEGIRRAYQKAYFRKSIIADPFFGVNTRDNTPPVYFFDFEGEEELEINLLVKGGGCDNISSLGVLNPGSSVEDLERFVLRELDRKAAQACPPLVVGIGVGGNAAYAMYLASRALSRPLGSKNPDPRYAQVEERMKEKINLLGIGPQGVGGKNTCLEVRIEVYPCHIASFPVGLVASCHVFRQKTLRW from the coding sequence GTGAAAAAGATTACTTTCGAGGAAATAGCTGAGCGAGTGGAGCAGGCTCTTATAGAGATAAACATAGTTGCTTCGGAAGTCTTGCGTCAAAAAATGCTCCAGGTGCTTACCAACGAGGGGGAGAAAGTGGCCCAGGAAATGGTTTCTCAGATTCTCGAAAACTATGTGGTAGCAGAAGAGAATAGGCTTCCCCTGTGTCAGGATACTGGAATGGTCCAGGTAGAGGTGAAAATAGGCCAGGCAGTGAAGATTGAAGGGGGCAGTCTTAAAGAGGCCATTGCCGAAGGGATACGTCGCGCATATCAAAAGGCGTATTTTCGGAAATCAATCATTGCTGACCCTTTTTTCGGAGTCAACACCCGTGATAATACGCCTCCGGTTTATTTCTTTGATTTTGAAGGGGAAGAAGAACTGGAAATAAACTTGCTGGTGAAGGGTGGAGGCTGTGATAACATTAGTTCCCTGGGTGTTTTAAATCCGGGAAGCTCTGTAGAAGACCTGGAGCGTTTCGTTTTGCGCGAGCTGGACCGCAAAGCGGCTCAGGCTTGCCCACCGCTTGTGGTGGGTATTGGAGTAGGTGGTAATGCTGCATATGCTATGTATCTTGCTTCTCGGGCTTTGAGTAGGCCTCTGGGGTCAAAAAACCCGGACCCTCGCTATGCACAGGTTGAGGAACGTATGAAGGAAAAGATAAATCTCCTGGGCATTGGTCCTCAGGGAGTAGGTGGTAAGAATACCTGTCTTGAGGTTAGGATAGAGGTTTATCCGTGTCATATAGCCAGCTTTCCGGTGGGTTTGGTAGCGAGTTGCCATGTTTTCCGCCAGAAGACGCTCAGGTGGTGA
- the rpmG gene encoding 50S ribosomal protein L33, which yields MQETITFECTECRRRNYQGSKNKRNKQGRLEFRKYCPHCQKHTLHRETR from the coding sequence ATGCAGGAAACCATAACTTTTGAATGTACGGAGTGTCGACGACGGAACTATCAGGGTAGCAAGAATAAACGCAACAAACAGGGGCGTCTGGAGTTTCGAAAATACTGCCCCCACTGTCAAAAGCACACTCTACACCGTGAGACTCGCTAA
- a CDS encoding FumA C-terminus/TtdB family hydratase beta subunit, producing the protein MEEQAEKNREFVLKTPLSVDDTRNLRVGDIVYLSGDIYVARDATHRRMLEDLKKGKELPFEVKGATIYYAGPTPTPPGKVIGSVGPTTSSRMDATVEELLKLGVRATIGKGARSEEVKKLLEKHLAVYFIACGGAGAYLAQFVLRRDVLAYEDLGAQALLRLFVRDFPLIVAYDSFGGDLFEEGKIRNRGITLY; encoded by the coding sequence ATGGAAGAGCAAGCAGAAAAAAATCGGGAATTTGTTTTGAAAACACCCCTTTCAGTTGATGATACTCGAAATTTGCGAGTAGGTGACATAGTGTATTTGAGTGGCGACATTTACGTGGCTCGGGACGCTACACACCGCCGTATGCTGGAAGACCTCAAAAAGGGCAAAGAACTACCTTTTGAAGTAAAAGGTGCAACCATTTACTACGCGGGTCCAACTCCCACTCCGCCGGGGAAGGTGATTGGCTCAGTTGGGCCGACCACCAGTTCCCGAATGGACGCAACAGTTGAGGAACTATTGAAACTGGGAGTTAGGGCAACCATTGGTAAAGGAGCTCGCAGCGAAGAGGTGAAAAAACTTCTGGAAAAACACCTTGCAGTGTACTTCATTGCCTGTGGTGGTGCTGGAGCATACCTTGCCCAGTTTGTGTTGCGCAGGGACGTTCTGGCTTATGAAGACCTGGGGGCACAGGCTCTCCTGCGGCTTTTTGTGCGTGATTTCCCCCTGATTGTTGCTTATGATAGCTTCGGGGGAGACCTCTTTGAAGAGGGCAAAATTCGTAATCGGGGGATTACCCTCTACTAA
- a CDS encoding NADP-dependent malic enzyme, with amino-acid sequence MVKEGNLKTQELFDKSRALHRFYRGKIETLLKCPVRDYQDFALWYTPGVAAVSRAIAEDRELSFQYTNRWNTVAVVSDGSRVLGLGDIGPEAALPVMEGKALLFRYLGGVDAWPICVRTRNPEELIALVQAISPTFGGINLEDIAQPQCFAVLETLRKTLDIPVWHDDQQGTALVTIAAFLGALDVVGKAPDQVKVALIGAGASNLRIAHLLIAVGVPPENLVLCDSKGTLHRGRKDLEESHPWKWELCQVTNGENLVGGKEEAIRGRDVLIALSTPGPGVIKPEWVAQMNSEAIVFACANPVPEIWPWEAKEAGARIVATGRSDFPNQVNNSLGFPGVFRGVLSVQARTITDSMCLAAAKSLYEFARRKGLNEDYIIPSMEEWEVYVEEAKAVARVALEEGIAQRDVSLEEIERESRFLIQRAREITALMQKEGFVISPEGGGT; translated from the coding sequence ATGGTAAAGGAAGGAAATCTGAAAACTCAGGAACTTTTTGACAAATCAAGGGCATTGCATCGTTTTTACCGCGGGAAGATAGAGACACTGCTCAAATGCCCGGTACGCGATTACCAGGACTTTGCGCTGTGGTATACTCCAGGAGTTGCTGCAGTAAGCCGGGCGATTGCAGAGGATAGAGAACTTTCTTTTCAGTACACAAACCGCTGGAACACAGTAGCGGTGGTTTCTGATGGGAGCAGGGTTCTGGGGCTTGGTGACATCGGCCCGGAAGCGGCTCTCCCGGTTATGGAGGGGAAGGCACTCCTTTTCAGGTATCTTGGGGGAGTGGACGCATGGCCGATTTGTGTCCGCACCCGGAACCCTGAAGAGCTCATTGCGCTGGTTCAAGCTATTTCTCCCACCTTTGGGGGCATTAACCTTGAAGATATAGCCCAACCCCAGTGTTTTGCGGTCCTGGAAACGCTTCGAAAAACCCTTGATATCCCGGTGTGGCATGATGACCAGCAGGGAACGGCTCTGGTCACCATTGCAGCTTTTCTGGGTGCGCTGGATGTAGTTGGCAAAGCTCCGGACCAGGTTAAAGTTGCTTTGATAGGTGCTGGGGCTTCTAACCTGAGAATTGCTCACCTCCTGATTGCAGTCGGCGTACCTCCTGAAAACCTGGTGCTTTGTGATAGTAAGGGGACCCTGCACAGGGGAAGAAAAGACCTGGAGGAGAGCCATCCTTGGAAGTGGGAACTTTGCCAGGTGACCAATGGGGAAAATCTGGTAGGTGGCAAGGAAGAAGCGATAAGGGGTAGGGATGTTTTGATTGCTCTTTCTACGCCTGGTCCTGGGGTCATTAAGCCGGAATGGGTGGCCCAGATGAACAGCGAGGCAATCGTTTTTGCCTGTGCTAATCCAGTACCAGAGATCTGGCCTTGGGAAGCCAAAGAGGCTGGTGCCAGGATTGTGGCAACTGGTCGTTCTGATTTCCCGAACCAGGTCAACAACTCCCTGGGTTTTCCTGGTGTTTTTCGGGGAGTGTTGAGCGTTCAGGCTCGCACCATCACCGATTCCATGTGCCTTGCGGCGGCAAAGTCGCTTTATGAATTTGCCCGTCGGAAGGGGTTAAACGAGGATTACATCATTCCCAGTATGGAAGAGTGGGAAGTGTATGTGGAAGAGGCTAAAGCGGTGGCCCGGGTTGCTCTGGAAGAGGGAATAGCGCAAAGGGATGTTTCTCTGGAAGAAATAGAGAGAGAATCGCGTTTTCTTATTCAAAGAGCCAGGGAAATTACTGCTTTGATGCAAAAGGAGGGTTTTGTGATTAGCCCGGAAGGTGGTGGAACGTGA
- a CDS encoding alpha/beta hydrolase family protein gives MKFLWMGAMVFCFTFFVLSSFAQERPVELHYAVMLKGEKIGEILLRVFPNPENPEEIYLHQVQTLEKMPGIPAGTRIEEATLFNTKQKKPLRYVVEQTFAQQKSTSIFEFQYQKNQINLIQRIGNTSNQQSIPLQGGVLDPLSLLFLLPQENWETEPTHSYNLLNSGKIVARLLQKDVAVPTSLDTFQCYQVELGKEGLSQIIYLNEQEKLIVRMESASLAGPVVTLLEEISPLSVFQVPELITIQPSLPAQPRSLSETSEFTEKEVVFPSQDIMLSGTLTFPRGKPPFPAVLLIAGSGPVDRNENVPQGITLNTFSELAQRLAECGFAVLRYDKRGVGKSGGDFASSGLYDLVEDARSALEFLTAQPEIDPQKVALLGHSEGGTIACMVAAQSPIASALVLMATPARSLVELVKEQITYLYLISGVKDSRVIQEAIAQQEKIFEALAQGKKDVEGVPIPLWKWWKDYLHFNPQEWFQKIRIPTLILQGEKDYQVKTEDALKIAAILKQNGVTYELAILPNLDHLFRPVKGEFSSPEEYLDTSRTIPQEVFQKICTFLKNNL, from the coding sequence ATGAAATTTCTCTGGATGGGAGCGATGGTATTTTGCTTCACCTTTTTCGTGCTGTCAAGTTTTGCTCAGGAAAGGCCGGTCGAGCTCCATTATGCAGTGATGCTTAAAGGAGAGAAAATCGGCGAAATCCTGTTGCGGGTTTTTCCCAACCCCGAAAACCCGGAAGAAATATATCTTCACCAGGTACAAACACTTGAGAAAATGCCCGGCATACCTGCAGGAACCAGGATAGAAGAAGCAACCCTGTTCAATACAAAACAGAAAAAACCCCTGCGTTACGTGGTTGAACAGACCTTTGCTCAGCAAAAAAGCACCAGCATTTTCGAATTTCAATACCAGAAAAACCAGATCAACCTGATACAAAGAATTGGTAATACCAGTAACCAGCAATCAATACCCCTTCAGGGAGGTGTACTGGATCCCCTTTCGCTTCTTTTCCTCCTGCCACAGGAAAACTGGGAAACAGAACCCACCCATTCCTATAATCTCCTAAACTCCGGGAAAATAGTTGCCAGACTCCTTCAAAAAGATGTAGCGGTTCCTACTTCCTTGGACACTTTTCAATGTTATCAGGTAGAACTGGGCAAGGAAGGTCTATCACAAATTATATACCTTAACGAACAGGAAAAACTCATAGTCCGCATGGAATCCGCTTCGTTGGCAGGTCCTGTGGTAACTTTGCTTGAAGAGATAAGCCCCCTTTCTGTATTTCAGGTTCCCGAACTCATTACCATTCAGCCCTCACTACCAGCACAACCTCGGTCTTTATCCGAAACAAGCGAATTTACAGAAAAAGAGGTAGTCTTCCCCAGTCAGGACATAATGCTGAGCGGAACCCTAACCTTCCCCCGTGGAAAACCACCCTTTCCTGCCGTACTCCTCATTGCTGGTTCGGGACCGGTGGACCGCAACGAAAATGTCCCTCAGGGAATAACGCTCAACACCTTTTCCGAGCTGGCTCAGCGGCTGGCAGAATGTGGTTTTGCAGTGTTGCGCTATGATAAAAGAGGAGTGGGCAAAAGTGGAGGAGATTTTGCATCCAGCGGCCTCTATGACCTGGTAGAAGATGCCCGGAGTGCCCTGGAGTTCCTTACAGCGCAGCCTGAAATAGACCCTCAAAAAGTAGCGCTTCTGGGTCACAGTGAAGGTGGAACCATTGCTTGCATGGTTGCCGCTCAAAGCCCCATTGCATCCGCGCTGGTACTTATGGCAACTCCAGCACGTTCACTGGTTGAGCTGGTAAAAGAACAAATAACCTATTTATACCTGATTTCGGGAGTAAAGGATTCCCGGGTCATTCAGGAAGCCATAGCTCAGCAGGAAAAAATCTTTGAGGCCCTGGCCCAGGGCAAAAAGGACGTGGAAGGTGTTCCCATACCGCTTTGGAAATGGTGGAAGGACTATCTCCACTTCAATCCTCAGGAGTGGTTCCAGAAAATCCGGATTCCTACCCTGATTCTACAGGGAGAAAAAGATTACCAGGTAAAAACCGAGGATGCCCTGAAAATTGCTGCCATACTGAAGCAAAACGGCGTGACTTACGAGTTAGCAATTCTCCCCAACCTGGATCACCTCTTCAGACCAGTAAAGGGAGAGTTTTCCTCACCCGAAGAATATCTGGACACATCGAGAACAATACCTCAGGAAGTGTTTCAAAAGATTTGTACCTTCTTAAAAAACAACTTGTAG